The DNA segment TATGCTGACCTTTGTGATCCATTCAGCTGTTCCTGGGCCTGACTTATCCTGTTCCACTTGCATGCATCTCCAAGAACAATACTTGCTATGTTCTTGAGAAGAGGTCATCCATTCAATCAGAGCTATTGCACACAGGATTTTCTAACTCCCAACTTGTTTAAACCAGCACAGATAACACAACACAGGCAAGAGGACTTTCTGCATGTGAATCTTTTGACTCTTGCACATGCCATGCACATTGAGAAAATTTTCAGTAGCATTATTAATTTTATCCACATCATAATCCACCAAGTTGAACAGCTGTTtggacaaaacaaaacaaaacaaacaatCTGATGAATGATGGAAATCAGGGGGTGATAGTAATGTCATACAGCAGATAGAGATGTTCCCTGCTTCAGATTAGGACTGTTGCAGTCCTTCGATTACTGCAGAAGATTCCAACAACAGTTTGATCTCTCTTGGCTTCTTAGATGATGATATAGTACAGATGAACAGAAGATATAGacaggaagaaagaagaaaagtatGAATTGTTCTTTAGAACTGACTAGAATTTGACTCTAACTCaaatccaaataaaaaaaatcacaggGGTCCTGTGATTACTAGTGTGTGCTACACAGCTTTTAAGCACATGTTAAGAAAACTAGGCTTCTCCAGATCTTTCAAACAAGTGTAAGTACTTTGATAAAGAACAACCTTTCTTGTATTGATTCCTTGCCAACTACAATGCCTATAACAAGGAAAATAAATATTGCTAAAGGATGTTTATTTTAAAGATGCCAAAACTGTCCCACAGATATATTTCCTTCCCTCCTAAGGGGCCAAAGGAGATGTGCAAATGCACACATGCAGATTCTTCAATTGTCCACTTCAACTCATCACAGAGACTAATCGAATGCTGCTATCATAACCATCAAATGCTCTGCCTGTTGAAAATGGCATCTGTATCAGGAATTCTGAGTCATGGTTGCCTCAGCTAAACACAGACATACAGTAGTAAGGAGTAGCAATCcttgttttgttccttttacTCAAGTCAGATGCCTAAATTGTTAACATCAGCCCCTAGGATCCCAGTAGTCTACAAGTACTCCTCACTATAATTGGTTGATGAGGATCACAATAATTCATCAAAACTGCCACCTCAATCTGAATGGATCATGTTCGCTCAACTACTTGCATGCCAAGTTCATGAACAATAATGAATCACAATCATCCATCACGTAGAACTCAAACTTTGATGATTGGGTTGGCACTTATTCACAATGCAGCTATTTCTAGATAAATTATCTCAAATATAGACACGCCACAAAAGCATAGTGGGTTAATTGATGAGATAATTCATCTTTCGGAAAACTCATCTCTGTTGACAAGCATACTAGGTTATCTTACATCATACAATCAAGATGACAACTTGAGTTAGTACAGGTTCACAGCCCAACAACAACCACCACCTAATGTCCCAGTTATTCGGGATTAGCTACATCGATCTCTTGTTGTTATTAAGCTCTGTCAAAAGAATTATGTTTAATACAAGTTCAAAGCGATCTAACAAATTTCATAAACAAGGGTACAGAGTTGCAGCAGTTCACCAAATGTTTCGCCTTGAAAGAATATATATTTAACATGTATGCTAAAACCGCACGCTATATATATGTTTCCAGTATCATGTAAGAAGCTTCGTAACCAGAAAGTAAAGCCTATATTTAAAAAAGAAGAGGCAAAGAAAGAACAGTACTGAGATTCTAAGCAGGGAGGATAAAAGTAGAGGCTTGGCATTATCAGAACAATCACATACCAAAGCGATCCCATTTGCTAACCAAGAGCATCATAATTCAttttaataacctgccatgcaaaCATAATATTTTCTGTAGCCACAAAATGCAGACATTTAATGTACTCAGACAACTGCCTCCAAGCAATCTAGTACGATAAAACACATGAACATTCAGACACTCCGGAAAATCCAAACAACATATAGTCATATATCAGCACAAGTGTAATGAAATCCATTTAAAAGATGTAAAAAGCAGATGCCTTGCATCTAATTGCCATGGGAAAAGATACATCAAAGATCCCTAGGGACTGTAGAGCCATAAAATGGCTAATTATGTCATAGAAATCAGACATCTGCCACCGAACAGTTTAAGTAACACTAATATTTCAGATAAATAAAACACCAGCAAATCCAAACAATGTGCTCTATAGCCAAGAAGTGCAATGATACTCAAGATTTGCATTTaaacatgtaaaaatatataaaaagcagATGCCTCGCATCCAATTGCGGTGGGAAAAGATACATCAAAGATCCTTCGGATTATTATGTCATAGAAATCAGTGGCACAGACAAAAGAAACGAACACTGGATCCAACTACAGCCCATACCAAGAGCAGATGATCCCTTAAAGCACAGGTTACACTAGGATTAAGAGCAGAAATAGCTGAGTTGCTAATAGAGCAATCAAGCAAGCAAATTAAAATAACTATGTTAATTCAAGTATGAAGCGACCCGACTACCAGGTTGAATGAAAGGAACCATTTTTCTACGATCCTCTGCTACTCTGAGCGGCTTGCGAACCTCTCGACCTTGGTGTCGTTGAGATTGATCCTCACCATGGCCTCCCCCAGGCCGCAGCTCACCTCCGCCAGGATCTCCGGGTCGCTGTAATGGGTGACTGCTTGAACGATGGCCCTGGCCCTGCGCGCGGGGTCACCGCTCTTGAAGATGCCGGATCCGACAAACACGCCATCGCAGCCGAGCTGCATCATGAGAGCCGCGTCGGCGGGGGTGGCAACCCCTCCAGCAGCGAAATGGACGACCGGAAGCCTGCCGAGCTGTTTGGTCTGCATGACGAGGTCGTACGGAGCGGCGATGCGCTTGGCGAAAGTGAAGACCTCGTCGTCGTCCATGTTGCGGAGGGCGCGGATGTCGCCCATGACGGAACGGACGTGGCGGACGGCCTCGATGATGTTGCCGGTGCCGGCCTCGCCCTTGGTGCGGATCATGGCAGCGCCCTCGCGGATGCGGCGGAGGGCCTCGCCGAGGTCGCGGCAGCCGCACACGAAAGGCACCCGGAAGTTGTGCTTGTTGATGTGGTTCTGGTCGTCAGCGGGGGTGAGGACCTCGCTCTCGTCCACGTAGTCGACCCCGACGGCTTCGAGGATCTGGGCCTCGACGAAGTGGCCGATGCGGGCTTTGGCCATGACGGGGATGGTGACGGCACGCTTGATCTCCTTGATGAGACCGGGGTCGGACATGCGGGCGACGCCGCCCTGAGCGCGGATGTCGGCGGGGACGCGCTCCAGGGCCATGACGGCGCAGGCACCGGCCTCCTCCGCAATGCGGGCCTGCTCGGGCGTGACCACGTCCATGATGACGCCGCCGCGCAGCATCTGCGCCAGCCCCACCTTGACGGAGAAGGTGGACGACTTCTTCGGCTCCGACAGGGCGGCGCCCTTGCCGTAGACCATCACAACGCCGCTGTCCGACATGTTCGATGAAATGCTCTACTCCTCCTGCCCACTCTCTATTGTACAAAAAAGATCGGATCGGATAGATTTGGCGCAGTATTTATAAGCGTGGCCGGCCCTAATCACACCACTTTTTCTGttacatttattattattatatttattattatcaacaacgattttttagaaaatttttctaattttaaaattttcctaGTATTTCAAGTTTAAAAATTTCTCACGAAATATCTCTAAAGAGATTATTTTATCATTCCTAACTTTGAAAAAATTTCATAGATGTTCTTGACCACCTAAGGCATTAATTCTGATTGTAGTCGGTCATGACTCTCGCGTATAGACACGGATAGTTAATTTAGGTTGTGGGGATATATTTGACGAGGTCACTTCGTACGTGAAGGTATAGACAATAAGTGAACGCGGGAGGTAACGATTGCCATTATTTATTAGTTCATATGCGAAGGTGCAAGTGGCCAAGGGAACAGCCAATATTATAAAATGGTtgtttctaaaaaaaattattttagaatttttttaaacTTATAGTGCTTTACTACAAAGctcaaaattaagatttttttttccagaatttatcttattattttattttaaaatttttaaaaattattattaaatttaatttttaatacaAATTTCATATGTAAATAAAGTATGATAATTGAAGATCTGAAACCTAATTCGTTGGTGGTATGTTAAAGTTTGAAATCATTGGGTATTAATATTAAATCTCATcttcaatatttattattttcatcttgattttcgATGAGGAAAAAAAGGAGAATATAATTCCCACctcatatttaattattattatttttatactcaTGCTTTAtttgtatattttttataaaagaaatattttgtcTACATTACAATGAGTTGTTAGAGAAATGCATATTACTGTTATTTCGACATACGCAAATAAAATTTAGAATAAAATCAAACTAGTAAGAAcaaaatgatattaaaattatctaaacAATAATTACAATTTCCCCTCTAATAAGATAGATAGCATCGTCACTCTTAGCATCAACAGTTTCCCACGTAGAGTTTGACGAtctaacatcatttttatgctacgATGGAAATGATTGAATCAGCAGTGCCAAACTTAGCCCATATGATCTTTGGTCTAAGGTATGTCATCCCACAGTAGTATCAATCATGTTGATCGTAGACAATCATTCATATCATAATAGCACATAATTATTCTCCAGTATTAACATTATATGATCTCACAATTTAGATATACTTTCTTAtcattttggccattgatttaacTTTATCATTACTTTACAAATAATGTGGGCATTTATTTgtcaaataataacaataatccaATAGGTGTTAATCTATCAGTGTAATACTGTCCAAAATCCcattagaaatatatatatatatatatatatatatatatatatatatcccaatataataattattgaaatataaaaataaaaaatattacgaatatttaattataaagaataatatgtaattaatccaACTTAAATTAATGAAAAGACATATGAGTATATAAATGAGTAGAAAAAGAGTATTTTTCAGGGATCGAAAAGGAGAATAAAATTGCCGGAAGACACGTTCACGATGACAACATAACTACGCTTCCCAACGCGTACCAGGAATGTGATTGGGCGTGGCTGGTGGGACCGACGCGAGGGATCACTAATAAGGCGGTGGTGGAATTGGAAAATacgtaattaaattatttattattggtAGTaataagaggaaagaaaagaaataaaaaagcaGAGGCGAGAGGAAGACAGACTATAATGGTTGCACGGCCGATTCAACCCTCGCCACCGCATCATTTCTTTCGATTCCAAGCCTAACGAGAGGAGGCGGCCGTCTCCTCCTCCGCCAGATCTTCCCGTACCCCAAACGCCAAACGCTCCTCGATTCCTACCGCATCCCAAAAGAGAGGCCTCTTTCTAGGGTTTGGCTTCCGTCGTACCTAATCTTCGTCTCCCGACGATCCGAATCTGCAGCGGGAGGGGTTTTCATCGGAATATTGTTCTTCGAGTATGGCTGGAGGCGGCAGCGCATCGAGCAGGCCGCGGTACGCCCCCGAGGACCCGACCCTGCCTAAGCCGTGGCGGGCGCTGGTGGACGGTAGCACCGGGTACCTCTACTACTGGAACCCCGAGACCAACGTCACCCAGTACGAGCGCCCCGCCGACGAGCTCCCGCCGCCCCCTCCCCTCTTGCCCCCGCCCCCCCCTCTCCTCCCTCCCAAGGCCGCCTCCGTCGTCCCGGCTGAGCGCCGCCATCATCACGAGGATGATGATCGCTATGGCCGTTCTAGGAGCCACCAGGTTCGCGTCTCCTCTTCCGAAGACGACCTCATTTTTATTTTCCCCTTAGATTTCTATCTGTTTCCTCGATCTCGCTGTGAATGTGGTTGTTAGTTATTGATTTCTTCAGTAGTTGGTAAAATTTGTATGTGATTATTATGATTTTAGCACGGAGGTGGTAAAAGCAGTAGCATGCATGACCATGggcatgacaccaaggactcacgGGAGCCGAGGGCAACTTCTACCAGAGGCCACGCATCATCTGCGGATGGAGGGGCCTTTGCCTCTGCCGAAGCATATCGCCGTCAGAACGAAATAATAGTCACGGTATGTTAACCGTGGTGTGTCAATTGTTGTTGAACTCCATGCTTCTTGAATGTTGTTTGGTATAAACATTTGAGGAAGTGTTCTTTAGAGGTTCTGTTTTTCTGCATCCAAGTTCCATAcaactaagtttttttttttttttttgcatataagACATCTATTTCTACTGGATGATTCCCTTCATAGGTGTAGAGCTTGGGTTCTTCGTCATAAATGACAAGTTTTTTAGGACATCCAAATGCTATAGATTACTAGTTTGATTTAATTTGGTGGATCTACATCAATCTTTAGATCTTTTAGTTTGAAGGATTTTTCTTATGTTATTTGCTATCGAGATGCTTTCATGCTTGTAGTTTATTAGTACAAAAAGATTTGATACTTTTGTGAAGCCTTGTTAATTTGAACTAAGTAGTGTTAGCAAGGTATGGATACAGATATGGGTGCAAATGTATATATTCGAGGAAGTGGTAAGGTTTACAAATGTATGGGCAGGAGCAACTGAGAAGCACAACACATGTATCTATGTGCAATGTACACATGCATATTTGTGTGTATATATCAGATATGTGTGTATTATTTGAATTCTTTCTGGTGATATGGATCTTTGGAGTACTTTCTATACAATGTACATACTACATACTATCTATGTAAAGATCATTGTTActgatatataaatataatgtgatatatgtatatgcattttattaaagataaaacacttatattGTCGGAGTATATCAGGATATAAGAAAATGTAATTAATCTATGAAGCATAGAGAGGTCTTTGAACTCTTTTTCTGTGGTTTGTGTTACATATTTCTCAGCTTATAGGTTAAAATCTAGGATCAGATGAAATTATTATTTCAAGCATTAGAAGTTGCATTTTCTACATGTTTAAGGTTCCAAATCATGGAACTAGTACTCTGAAGTGCGTAAGCAAGATTCCTGCTACCAGTTGTAATTCTAACTTGAATAGGTCCAAATCCTATGCACATTTTGCAGTGCTTTCTATATTACACTCACACACACCATTTAAACCAAAACAAGCACAAAGTTCTGACATCTAATGCAATTTGAAAAAGCAACAAATGTCATGAAGATAAACACCAGCAAAAAAGATGATACATGTGCCATCATGGTCCATGTTCGATATAGAATGTTCAAGATGCTCAGGAGGAATTATTGTGACATATGACATGGGTATACTTAAAAGCTGCACATGCCACCTCCATGCTTTATATGCAttgaattttgattctttttgGAGCTTTCCTggttaaattttcaaaaaatcctTTTTAGCGGTTATAAAGGTGTTCTGTTATTCATGGTGTTAATGTCTTATTACAAGAATGATCTTAGGATTTGTGGTTTTAGGTCATCATGGAGCTGCCAATTAATGTGAGTTGTATTTTAGTTGTATAAGACTCCGTTTACATTCTTTTATGAAATTAGCCTTTTATCCTTGAGTAAACAGGGGATTCATTCCTTGCTTATTACGTGTGATTATAAGTCACAAAAAGAGACATTATAATGTAAACAGAGTCTCTTGTATAGCATAAATCAGAGTTTTTGTACAGTATATGCAAAGTTATGGACATATTAGTTTGTAAGAATAATGAACTACAGTAGCTATATGATGCCCTCTTTTCAAAGATGCCATGTCGTTATGTCTATATGGTGCAACATGTCCTTGCCTAGTGGAAGTATTCATTTAAAGTTTTTGTTGTTTCAACTGGGTACTTGTGGAAGTACTGATGACAAGAGTAAAGTAATCTCAACTGTATTTTTAAGTTAATAACAAACTTGATCTTGATCTTTTACACCTAAGCTCTTAACAGTTCTGCCTGAGCATAGAAATTCTGGAAGGAACAAACATAAGGCTTTTCTTGACATGACTCATTGATAGCACTATGCGCATGGAAGTCCCACACGTTCTTTCCTTGGTGTAATGGAGTCTTGTGCTATGATGGTCCATATGTTATTATTCAAAAGATTTAAGCATGAACTTCTGGAAATTGCCATTGTTTTAGATTATTATTATATGCCTTTTAAGTTTTCTCTGTTGAAGTGCCACTTAAGCTTGATAACAAGAAATGAAATAATGGTGATGGAGAACCATCTAACTTTACAAAGGATTTCAAAAAAATTTATTCTAGGCAAAGAAATCAACAAAGAGCTATCAATTAGTTGGCCTGGAAATTTTAAGAGTTGTGTGGAAAATTGAAAAGTCATTTGGTCTTTCTAGGGATTCCTTTTGTATTAAGTGTAATCTTATAGAAATCACATTTTTGATTTCTAAAAGGTATACTAATTCTCTAGGATATTACTTTTGAGAATCATTGCCTTCATTGATTATAGTAAGCCTCCTAAACTTCTATAAATAGTAGAGATTGTCAATGGATGACttcagatttgaatgaaaaagaatCGCATCTTCTCTCTTttagtctctctctctcctctctaatcTCTAATCTCATTCTCTCCTCTTTAATCTCTATTCTCACTCCTACTCCCTCTATTTCTCTACCTTGTTCTACATCAaatgaattaaaaaattaatatatatgtatatatatatatatacacatttatCTATACATACCACGATGTACCATTTGGTATGGGTTATATGTACTGGTCCAACAAGGGATCGATATGGGCGATATAGACCAGTCTATCGATACACCTCACTGTGCTGTGTGTCGGTGTTGTAGGCTTGGACGATCAATCAAATTAGTTTAGTTACCAACCTAATACATACTGTACCAATAGTTGGTCGGTATACTGGTATGGACCAGTAAGATGaaccatgtatatatatgtgtgtgtgtttgtctatatatgtgtgtatgtatgtatacatatgtatatatgtatacatacatacacacatatatatgcacacacacacacacacatatgtgtgtgtgtgtgtgtgtgtgtgtgtgtgtgtgtagtatttgtatacacatatatatgtatatacacatacatatgtatatatatacatatatgtgtgtgtgtatatatacatatacacacacacacatatatatgtgtatgtatatgtatatatatgcttcATCCACACAATAAGGGTGCCTGCCTGTTGTAAGATTGTAGGTCTTCTAATATCTGAAAGTAGATACTTATAGTACATATAAGAAGGCCCACGGGCTTCATGAGAATGTAGCTAGATAGTTTTGAGCACTGAGAGGGATCCTGACCCTAATGAAACATGCGTCCAAATGATTAGGAAAAAATCTGGTGGTATATCGATTGGTGCATTTTCTGATTAACTGATGGAGAACCGAGTCTCTCTAGGTGAGCTTCTAAAGAGAAGACCGAGCAATGCTGGTGTAGAGATTGTGATTTGTGATTATACTAATGGAACCGGATAATGCTTAATACCTGGATTACAACTTGTCCAGCGGGTTTAGATTTTGTTGTTTATCAATAAGAACAATGAGAAACAATTCTTCATGTACTTAACTTAGTTGGGACGAAGTCTATAGATTGATATCTAGTAAAACAACAGCATTGGTGTTTTTAATTGATCATATTTGGAAACAAAATTTCAGATTGAATTGTATGGCAACTTATATATATTGTGCTGGCTGGGCTAATGTGCTGATGGTTATAGATGATACTGTTGTTTTATTTGCTCGAGTTCTTTTTTGTATTCTCAATTCCTCTTTTTCAATTAATTTATGTTATCTTGAAGTTTGGTAATTGGTGTTGTTCTTCAATGGTGACTTTGCTTAGGGAGATGATGTACCTGCACCATTCATGACATTTGAATCTACGGGTTTCCCTGCAGAGATTCTCAAAGAGGTAGTTTTTTCTGCTCTTTTGTCCTTTATCCTGCATATAATCTGGCATATGATGCATGTGTAAGTTTCTTATGTTGTAGTGCTGATTCATGCTCACTGCACAAAATTTCCAGTTTCTGTAGGTTTAGTTACAAATTACATGCTTATGTGTGTTCTACTTTCTTTCCCTTTTGTACTTCTTTGTCGCAGGTGCGATATTCGCTCCAGGGTGGAGCTAATGTCGTACGCTGTGCTGCATTGTGCCACCCTTGTTTTTTTGGGTGGCTGCTATATAACCCGAGGGCCCGTTATGGAGGGCTGAATCTGGAAGGGCTTACTCATTGACCAGTTTGTGGGTGGGCCTGCCTCCGGTGATATGGTTCAGGCTGCCACTCCGGTCTACACGATTGAAGGCCCTTTCTGCTCCAGCTTTGCATTTGCAAGCAGTCGCCAAGTTGGAAAGGGCTTTCTTAGTGACCAGCTCGTGACTGGGGCTGCCTCCAGTGACATAGTTCAAGCTGCCACTTGAGTCCAAAGGAAAGAAGGCCCTTTGTCCAGTGCTGCTTGCATCTGTGAGCATCTGCAACTGGGAAGGGATTTCTCAGTGACCACTACGTTGCTGGGTTACCGCGGTGATTGGTCTAAGCTGCCATTTTGTTCCAAACAAAAGAAGGCCATTTCTCCTGCTTCTGCTTGCATCTGCAAGCCCCGGCTTGCATTTCAAGGACGCACTTCTGGCATAAGCTTAATACTGTGCTTTAATTGTCAAAGATATGACAGTAagtaaagaactaattggtttgtaccAATGGCCCTCATGGGGGTTGATGGTTTGCCTTTTCCAGGTATACCATGCaggtttttctcacccaactccaATTCAGGCTCAGTCATGGCCAATTGCATTACAGAATCGTGATATTGTAGCCATTGCAAAGACAGGATCAGGCAAAACACTCGGGTATCTTATTCCAGGGTTCATTCATCTTAAGCGCCTTCGCAACAACTCTAAGCTGGGTCCAACAATGTTAATACTTGCACCAACAAGGGAGCTGGCAACACAGATACAAGATGAGGCTGTGAAGTTTGGAAGATCATCAAAAATTTTATGCACGGTTTGTTCATCTTATATTTCATTTCTCTAGATGAACTTGTAAAATTCTTTATATACAATTTTGTTTCTGGACACTTACCTGTGTTTTGTGGTTCAAGTGTTTATATGGAGGTGCACCTAAAGGCCCTCAGTTGAGGGACCTTGATCGAGGAGTAGATGTTGTTGTTGCAACTCCAGGAAGATTAAATGACATTTTGGAGATGAAAAGAGTCAGCCTCCGTCAGGTTTCTTATCTGGTTCTTGATGAGGCTGATAGAATGCTGGACATGGGTTTTGAGCCACAAATTCGGAAAATCGTGAAAGAAGTACCACATCGTCGCCAAACACTTATGTTCACGGCTACATGGCCCAAAGAAGTTCGAAAAATTGCTGCAGACCTACTAGTTCATCCTGTTCAGGTTAATATTGGTAGCACAGATGAGCTTGTTGCAAATAGTGCCATCACCCAGGTACGTAACTAGTGCTTTACCTAACAAATTGAAATTGGTAGTTGATGCAACAGTAAAAAGTTATTGTTCTTGAGTTTCTAGAAGCATTTTTCACATCCTGATATGTTTGCCAAATGGTCACTTAGCCTGTAAAATTAAGTAAAGCAAGTATTATaatcatatattataattttcattGTACTGGTCCGTACAGACTGGTATTTACTGAGCCAATCAGAATCCGATTTTTTAATTATTACTATCCTGTTATTAATAATGTTAACGGATTTTATTAGCTGTTCACTCTCCTCCTCCCATCTCCTTTTCCTCTGTTTTCTCCTTTTTTCCTCCTCTTCTACTTTTCGATGctgcctcctccccctcctcatcATCATTGCCTCCTTCCTTGTCCTTGTTGCCCCTGCCTCCTTGCCCTTATCACCATTACTGCCTCCTTCACCGTATTCATGTCACTGCTTGTTCCTTGTTTTCTTCCAGTTGTACTGGCATCATCTTTTCTGTTCTCTCTTTGGTCCAAATGGTACAGACCTCTACTGAGGGTTGCTGTGCTGACAATTATCAGAACTGTCACTCTCTGCCTGCCAACTGATATGGCACCCAACCTAGGTTTTCATCTATTTACACAGGCTATACCAAATTATTCGAACAATCTGGGATTTGTTTTGGTTTCTCCATATGATGCATGACAGGGTTTGTAAAATAAATAGCATCCAAAACAATCGACAA comes from the Musa acuminata AAA Group cultivar baxijiao chromosome BXJ2-8, Cavendish_Baxijiao_AAA, whole genome shotgun sequence genome and includes:
- the LOC135620225 gene encoding probable pyridoxal 5'-phosphate synthase subunit PDX1 — translated: MSDSGVVMVYGKGAALSEPKKSSTFSVKVGLAQMLRGGVIMDVVTPEQARIAEEAGACAVMALERVPADIRAQGGVARMSDPGLIKEIKRAVTIPVMAKARIGHFVEAQILEAVGVDYVDESEVLTPADDQNHINKHNFRVPFVCGCRDLGEALRRIREGAAMIRTKGEAGTGNIIEAVRHVRSVMGDIRALRNMDDDEVFTFAKRIAAPYDLVMQTKQLGRLPVVHFAAGGVATPADAALMMQLGCDGVFVGSGIFKSGDPARRARAIVQAVTHYSDPEILAEVSCGLGEAMVRINLNDTKVERFASRSE